A segment of the Brassica napus cultivar Da-Ae unplaced genomic scaffold, Da-Ae ScsIHWf_139;HRSCAF=250, whole genome shotgun sequence genome:
ATCAGAAGGTgagattttttaataaaacctaGCCCTAGTTTGTTCAGATCATGATCAgaccttgatctttctctttgattcaGTCCAGCCACAAGCTTACcttggagaagaggatcagctAAGGCCATCTAGTCCTTTGGTTCATCTGGTAAGCTTTGGTCTCTTACCTCGTCATGTCTTGATCAGAGCTAGTTGAATGTTTACATAAGAACTTGGTCGGATCAGTTCTCTAAGTGGTGATatagtttagattttgattaatttctgtTTGAATCAACCTCTTAGAAATCACCCAGCTTGATGTTTTTGATCTGGCCTTGATTAAACGATTTGAACTCAGTCTGATCTTGTCCTGAACTATGGTAGACTGACTATAACCGAACTGAACTTGTATAGTCTGAGCAAACCAAGCTTGAACGGATCAATCTAAGGTGTTAAGGCATGAACCGAACTGATCTTGTGATCATACCACTCTGTTTCAGGTCAGAGGTAGAGTAAAGCTTGAAGTATCCAGTCCTGTCCATTCAGCCTTGTTCAAGTGGAACTTCAATCTTGTCCAAGCCAGTTTTCAAGATTAATCTTTatgtgagtctagatagatgttGAGATTGATTGAGTTAGTAAAGTCCTCTCAAGTTTATAAGAATGTGTTATGTTTACTTATTGTGAACTATACATATGAGTAATCAAAAGGTTAAAGTGAGGTTATCATAATcatagtacttgttctcaagtactcatcttaattatgaaataatcatggttttgattataaattaatcttggtttaattaagaattaatcttggtttaattgaaAGATTTAATATGAGATGGAAGTGAGGTATATGATTTGATTCACAAAGATGGAAGAATATTccttataaataaatatccagatatgaaatatatttccactgcatacaaatgaagttgattgcttgagatattattaatatatgttggggtgcgggactaggctcactgagtaaactagttactcatgactcatttgtgatgcaggtaaccaatAGGCGGGTGATATACCTTGATTTGTctcgttttcatccatggtatataggtgttttactatatatatatatatctatgttttctacttttctaggtatgttttcaggttcaggtgcatttcggagtaaagctatgactttggagcattttggagcttaaaggacatttcacccgcgctgaccatgtagaggtcgacgagaggaagaacaatcgatcgatgcgcatcagtgctatcgatcgacaccaagggatgcctcgacaaatgaagattaatatcgatcaaTGTACACaggtaccatcgatcgatgtcgagacattagacacgcgacattttggatccaaCAGACTTAAAACACAAGGCCAAtccaaattacgaaaatgccctaacgagtttttaacctagtagattatatactgcctaagtgttttgatgGCAGGgagagctttttgttacagtttcactttgagagagaagagagagttttggagagaagatcacttgtgattggaactccttgttttcatttcttttcatctatactatgaatttctatttcttcattgttatgaattgctttgctatgtctgagtagttcacttattagatccagggttcggATAGGTTTGTGGAATTAgcccccaaactatagatctaccttgttgtgatattcatgatagatttgtattcactACTTGTTTTAGCCTTGGTAACTAGAagttgatcataggattgcatattcaagcacccttgttatcccatcctgacatctatctatcatattaggactgctagagagggctaaccgccattTAGTATCTTattagggcatatcatactcgcgcataggcctggctagaacccgtcgatcgatgtcctcaactgactatcgatcgacgttggcaaaggtgtatcggtcgacgtcccaataggaccatcgatcgacactctttcgttgtcgacatactaaccgttgagacacgagatctagcttgttaaccagtgaaacatgcgacagctgatcactgagttaagcgattgagctctaatatatcatgcatgcaacaaataggcatctataggtattataatctccaacacctgaatagtggccctgcatctaatatcatttccaaccaagttacatttactatttacttcgcttgttactgTTGCtaattcatttaaacatttacaactcttagaattaataaacaccaGATTTAATTGTTcactagctccttgtggattcgatccctaagtactacatctgaacctcttttgatgagagtaacactccttagggtaatttgagtggtatcagcgggagaccttactctaggacgggaaggaacagcATTAGCCAGCCgcagttttattatccttgcaaagtcattttcatatatcttatgtataagatttgttgaccgaaaacctcgaggttaatttataacaaattttgtaagatgcttttgattgatatataaataatgtttttttttagtacgggttccatatgatattagtccatgtccggacgaactaactatcgggtattactttgtcgggttgaaaagcctagagttatatccgataggagcgttggtgttctttcgTTGTTGTTCTAAGGCGATCGaaagtattctgagaacctcagaTCGACAATCGAGGAACaccgaccgtgtcatttcccgGTCATCTACGATCGGGAGTGTCatagacacccacggacgtcctgtgtgtactaaacaaacaacccacgtgggccaaaataacccaaacagtccacgggaagggtcagcaggCTGAGtacaaggaccaacgtgctgacatgtgtactgatggacagccacggacgtcctgtgtgctgacggacacaaacggacagccacggacttcctgtgtgtgctgacggacacacacggatgtcttgtgtgtgctgacggacacccacggacgtcctatgtgtactgaacagacagcctaagtgggccaaaatcacccgaacagtccacgggaagggccagcgtgctgagtccaaggaccagcgtgctgagtccaaggaccagcgtgctgatatgtgtactgatggacagccacagacgtccgtcatgtgtgtgtgctaacggacacacacggacacacacggacagccacggacgtcctgtgtgtactgaacagacaccccacgtggccaaaatcacccaaacagtccacaggaaggaccagcgtgctgagtccaaggaccaacgtgctgagatgtgtactgatggacagccacatatgtcctgtgtgtgctcacggacacacacggacagccacagacgtcctgtgtgtgcttacagacacacacggacagccacggacgtcctgtgtgtgctgacggacagccacggacagccacggacgtcctgtgtgcgctggcggacacccacagacgacctgtgtgtactgaacagacagcccacgtgggccaaaatcacccaaacagtccacgggaagggccagcgtgctgagtccatgaaacaacgtgctgatatgtgtaccgatggtcagccacggatgtcctttttgtgctgacgaacacagacggacacacacggacacacacggacagccacggacgtcctgtgtgtgctggcggacacccacggacatcctgtttgtattgaacagacagcccacgtgggccaaaatcacccaaacagtccacgggaagggtcagcgtgctgagtcaaaggaccaacatgctgatatgtgtactgatggacagccacggacgtcctgtgtgtgctgacggacacacacggactcacacggacagccacgtatgtcatgtgtgtgctgaaggacagccacggacgtcctgtgtgtgctgacggacacacaaacgtgctgtgtgtgctgacggacacacagtcgtcctgtgtgtactgaacagacagcccacgtgggccaaaatcacccgaacagtccacaggaagggccagcgtgctgattccaaggaccagcgtgctgatattgtactgatggacagccacagacgtcctgtgtgtgctgacggacacacacggacacacacggacagccacatacgacctgtgtgtactgacacagacagcccacgtggccgaaatcacccaaacagtccacgggaagggacagcgtgctgagtccatggaacaacgtgctgatatgtgtaccgatggtcagccacggatgtcctttgtgtgctgacgaacacagacggacacacacggacacacacggacagccacggacgtcctgtgtgtgctggcggacacccacggacatcctgtttgtattgaacagacagcccaagtgggccaaaatcacccaaacagtccacgggaagggtcagcgtgctgagtcaaaggaccaacgtgctgatatgtgtactgatggacagccacggacgtcctgtgtgtgctgacggacacacacggactcacacggacagccacgtacgtcatgtgtgtgctgaaggacagccacggacgtcctgtgtgtgacggacacacaaagacgtcctgtgtgctgacagacacacagacgtcctgtgtgtactgaaaagacagcccacgtgggccaaaatcacccgaacagtccacaggaaaggccagcgtgctgattccaaggaccagcgtgctgatatgtgtacttatggacagccacagccgtcctgtgtgtgctgacggacacacacggacacacacagacagccacatacgacctgtgtgtgctggcggacacccacagacgtcctgtgtgtactgaacagacagcccacgtgggccaaaatcacccgaacagtccacgggaagggccagcgtgctgagtccaaggaccaacgtgctgatatgtgtattgatggacagccacggacgtcctatgtgtgctgacggacacagtcggacacagacggacacacacggacagccacggacgtccagtgtgctggcggacacccacggatgtcttgtgtgtactgaatagacagccacgtgggccaaaatcacccaaacagtccacgggaagcgccagcgtgctgagtccatggaccaacgtgctgatatgtgtaccgatGGACATCCACggaagtcttgtgtgtgctgatggacacagacgacacacacggacagccacaaaacgtcctgtgtgtgctggtggacacccacagacgtcctttgtgtattgaacagacagcccacgtgggctaaaatcacccaaacagtccacgggaagggtcagcgtgctgagtccaaggaccaacgtgctgatatgtgtactgatgcagccacggacgtcctgtgtgtgctgacggacacacacggacagccacgtacgtcctgtgtatgctgaaggacagccgcggacgtcctgtgtgtgctgacggacacacagacgtcctgtgtgtactgaacagaccgcccacgtgggccaaaatcacccgaacagtccacaggaagggccagcgtgctgagtccaaggaccagcgtgctgatatgtatactaatggacagccacatacgtcatgtgtgtgctgacagacacacacggacacactcGAACAGCCTCAgatgacctgtgtgtgctggcagacacccacggacatcctctgtgtactgaacagacagcccacgtgggccaaaatcgcCCGAACagtcacgggaagggtcagcgtgctgaatccaaggaccaacgtgctgatacgtgtacagatggactgccacggacgtcctgtgtgtgctgacggacacacacggacagccacagacgtcctgtgtgtgctgacggacacacacggacgtcctgtgtgtgctgacggacacacacggacgtcctgtgtgtgctgatggacacccacggacgtcctatttctactgaatagacagcccacatgggccaaaatcacctgaacagtccacgggaagggccagcgtgctgagtccaaggaccagcgtgctgatatgtgtactgatggacagccttggacgtcctgtgtgtttgacggacacacacggacagccacagacgttctgtgtgtgctaacggacaaccacagatgtcctgtgtgtgctggcagacacccacggacgtcctgtgtgtactgaacagacagcccacgttggccaaaataacccaaacagtccacgggaagggcttgcgtgctgagtccaaggaccaacgtgctgatatatgtattgatggacagccacagacgtcctatgtgtgctgactgacacagtCGGACACAGACgtacacacacgaacagccatggacgtcctgtgtgtgctggcggacacccacggacatcctgtgtgtactgaatagacagcccacgtgggccaaaatcacccaaacagtccacgggaagggccagcgtgctgagttcatggaccaacgtgctgatatgtgtaccgatGGACATCCATggaagtcttgtgtgtgctgatggacacagacggacacacacggacagccacaaacgtcctgtgtgtgctggcggacacccacagccGTCCtttgtgtattgaacagacagcccacgtgggccaaaatcacccaaacagtccacgggaagggtcagcgtgctgagtccaaggaccaacgtgctgatatgtgtactgatggacagccacggacgtcctgtgtgtgctgacggacacacacggacacacacggacagccacgtacgttcTGTGTATGCTGAAGGACAgccgcggacgtcctgtgtgtgctgacggacacacagacgtcctgtgtgtactgaacagaccgcccacgtgggccaaaataacccgaacagtccataggaagggccagcgtgctgagtccaaggaccagcgtgctgatatgtatactgatggacaaccacagaagtcatgtgtgtgctgagtccaaggaccaacgtgctgatatgtgtactgatagacagccacagacgtcctgtgtgtgctgacggacacactcggacagccacagatgtcctttgtgtgctggcggacacccacggatgtcctgtgggaagggtcagcgtgctgagtccaaggaccaacgtgctgatatgtgtactgatagacagccacagacgtcctgtgtgtgctgacggacacacacggacacacatggacagccacggacgtccgcaGCGTGGTgagggacacacacggacgtcctgtgtgtgctgacagacacccatggatgtcctgtgtgtactgaacagacagcccacgtgggccaaaatcacccgaacagtccatgggaagggcagcgtgctgagtccaaggatcagcgttctgatatgtgtactgatggacagccacagatgtcctgtgtgtgtgctgacggacacacacggacacacacagacagccacagacgtcctgcatgtactgacggacaggcacggacagccacggacgtcctgtgtgtgctgttggACACCAACtgttgtaggcacgggtcggagggtcgaacggacggacggacggactgactgatggccgttccgcggttcagtcttgcctcggatggatggtactgGCCGGCTTATCTCTTGCTTGTGTTCGAACCTGAAACAGATAGAATCCTTTAGTGAGTTTTCAAcaggaacaagaacagaaactagatatgattcttttggtttttatggaattggttgaatgaaatctaaaaacaaaagatagagaaaggagaagattggcggatgggatctgctgctggacgtatgtctctctcagcaaGATGCCTAGGTCGGACAGAAGATAGGTATGGatccggctcttgctggacgtatgtctctctcaagattcggacaaggaatggaatggatcgaaggacgccacaaagaacaatggatcggctctttgatatgtcacacggctgctctcaatgtttcacaaactgaaagacttagggtttccttgctaaagcaaaaacgatttttcataaaagacttagccgaaaagttggcagctacaagggtttaaatagatgttccttactggacttaaagattaaaaaggcctagacaaatggccaaagtcttaaccgaaataaaataaagaaaacaatagaccggtcgcggtttgagatgtccggatcagaactcatagtatgcttgcttgttgcctcattaaaacctttcgggaaaacccagtgggacaaaacctcgataaggaaaaagagtacaacacatactactccttctgatggtcggctatatctctgaaccggaagcaagttggttggatggattgagtatgaaggtggaaatggtcaggccggcttcattctggccgatggaggagaactggctcgaatggacagggtctggaacctctagtggttcaccggtgtcttccagcttcaagtcagacaactcctggatcaatagttgcttgaacccggtttgttcctgtgcaagcaactcctggacagctttggcaaatccagctcttataactcttgaaccggaccttgtggtagggcctttgcggataatgggaacctcagtcgtgggtactacaacatcccctccctcttgaacaggttctgtcctcagaacatctccatcatctgcaaTATAAGGAGACAAATCAGATACATTGAACGTTCGGGAAACTTGAAACTCACCTGGCAGTTCTAGccggtaggcattgtcattgatccgatCGAGCACTCGGAATGGTCCATCTCCCCGTGGGGATAAtttgctcttcctctcttccGGAAACCGTTCTGGCCTCATGTGGAGCCACACCCAGTCGCCTGGCTGGAAGATAACTTCTGTGCGCCCCTTGTTGAGCTTAATCCGGTTCCTTTcagccttcttctccaaagtctccttgacttgccggtgcatgttctttacaaactcagcctttttgtcaccactctggctgACTTGCATGGCTGGGGGCAATGCGGCTAGGTCCATGGGCGTCTCTGGTCTAAAGCCGTACACGATCTCAAAAGGGGAGAGGTTAGTAATAGAGTGccttgcatggttataagcaaactcaatgaaAGGCAAACAACTCAGCCAGTTTTTAAGATTCTTACCCACCGTAGCCCTCAATAACtgagagagtgtacggtttactacctcggtctgtccatcagtctgtggatggcaagtggtcgagaaaAGGAGCTTGGTTCCAAGCTTTTTCCACAATGTCCTCCAGAAGTGGCTGAGAAATTTTGTGTCTCGGTCGGACACGATGGTACGAGGCACTCCATGTAAACGCACCActtccttgaagaagagatcagcGGTTTGGCTTGCGTCATTGTTTTGGAACACGgaatgaagtgtgccatcttggagaacctgtccactacaacaaaaatagaatccttgtgttctatcttgggcaagcccagcacaaagtccatagacagATCGACCCACGGTGCAATAGGAATAGGTAAAGGCATGTGTAAACCATAAGGATGCGAcctggatttggttt
Coding sequences within it:
- the LOC125597232 gene encoding uncharacterized protein LOC125597232 gives rise to the protein MDLAALPPAMQVSQSGDKKAEFVKNMHRQVKETLEKKAERNRIKLNKGRTEVIFQPGDWVWLHMRPERFPEERKSKLSPRGDGPFRVLDRINDNAYRLELPGEFQVSRTFNVSDLSPYIADDGDVLRTEPVQEGGDVVVPTTEVPIIRKGPTTRSGSRVIRAGFAKAVQELLAQEQTGFKQLLIQELSDLKLEDTGEPLEVPDPVHSSQFSSIGQNEAGLTISTFILNPSNQLASGSEI